A single Candidatus Cloacimonadota bacterium DNA region contains:
- a CDS encoding ferritin family protein yields MEKTHFESTEDILQFAIDREIDAQNFYNEWSVKVKNPAIGEMLKGLALQEKGHEEHLKRVKKSGELKPSEKHIVDLKIADYLVDVKPTEDMDYQQALTIAMEREQSSVNLYKTLAKLAPNEKIQDLFLNLVEEEVQHKARLEDEYDENILREN; encoded by the coding sequence ATGGAAAAAACACATTTCGAATCAACTGAAGATATTCTGCAATTTGCAATAGATAGAGAGATAGATGCGCAGAATTTTTATAATGAATGGTCAGTAAAAGTGAAAAATCCGGCAATAGGTGAGATGTTAAAAGGGCTTGCACTTCAGGAAAAAGGGCACGAAGAGCATCTTAAGCGTGTTAAAAAGAGCGGAGAACTCAAACCTTCGGAAAAGCATATCGTAGATTTGAAGATCGCTGATTATCTCGTTGATGTTAAACCAACAGAGGACATGGATTACCAGCAAGCACTCACCATTGCAATGGAAAGAGAACAAAGCTCGGTAAATCTTTATAAAACACTGGCAAAACTCGCTCCCAACGAAAAAATTCAAGACCTTTTCCTCAACCTTGTAGAAGAAGAAGTTCAACACAAAGCCCGTCTTGAAGACGAGTATGACGAGAATATATTAAGAGAAAATTAA